Below is a genomic region from Dryobates pubescens isolate bDryPub1 chromosome 33, bDryPub1.pri, whole genome shotgun sequence.
gtgcccagagctggggaggggaccaCATggatgccagcagggctgcagccctgggagatgaggccagcagcagcccccagcagcccccggcAACCCCCGGCTCACTCCTGTGCCACTCACAagaggctcctgcagcaggggatgGGGCTGGTGCTTGGCAGCCTcaggagcctggctgcagggagagctgtgggGATGCTGCCACCGCAGCGAGGGGAGGTGGGCAGAAGGTGCAGGTGAAGGTTTGGCTCCACAGgcacctggagctgcctggcccACGCTGGGCACTGGCTCATGGAGGGGTGGGACAGCTGTGGTGGAGacaggccacagcagcagcaagagctgaggAAGGCTTTAAGAGCCTGATGTGTCTGCATGGTGTCACagcatagaaccatggaatgggctgggttggaagggaccttcaagatcagccagcttcaacccccctgccatgggcagggacacctcacactgcagcaggttgctcacagccacctccagcctggctgcaaacacctccaggcaggaggcttccaccacctccctgggcaacctgtgccaggctctcaccaccctcctggggaacaacttctgcctcacagccaatctcagcctctccacttctagttttgctccatcccccccagtcctatccctccctgacaccctcagaagtccctccccagctttcctggagccccctgcagatcctggaaggccacaagaaggtctcctgggagccatctcttcaccagactgaacaaccccaactctttaaGGATCtttatgatctttaaggtcccttccaacttaaaccattctAAGAGTCTATAATCCCCATCCTGGGTGCAGCTGATGCTAGCTTGAGTGCTGCTGATGCCAGCCTGGGTGCAGCTGATGCCAGCTGCCTCAACTctgtggcaggagaggaggTTCTGGTGGAGATGTCCCCAGTGAAACCAAGATGGGACCAAGTCTTCAGCTCTGCAAACCACTTCAGTGGTGTGCTCATGagggagaggctcagcaggataggaaggaaaggagggaaaagccagaaaggaaggaaaagggagaagcacagaatggcttcagttggaagggagctcagagatcatcatctccaacctccccaccatgggcagggatagcTCCCACCACAGACCTGGGCTGTTCCCCTCAAGGTCTGTGTGGTTGCCCAGGTGGGAGGGAAAAGGTTCTCTTCAGAGCCTCTCTCCTTCCACCTGGCTGCCTCACGGTTGTGTTCATCATCTTCTGGCAGTCACTTAGCAGATTCCAAGGAGGATTTTGCTTAACCACAGCCACCACCCAGTGGTGGTTGTGTGcatgctcagcaccagccctggggggccTTGAGGGGTCGTGGAACCCTCCCCCTATCAAGCCTGAATTCTCAGAAGTCAGTCAGAAAagaggaaggctccaggaaagGAGGAAGCCTTCCCTCTGGTGGTTTGCTTGACATTAGCTCCGTGgtccagagtgctgctggcagtcCTGATGTGCAGTAAGTGGAGACAAAaaggaggaatagaatagaatagaatagaatagaatagaatagaatagaatagaatcaaccaggttggaaaagacctcagagatcagcaagtccaacctctcccccagcaccatctgatcaactaaaccatggcaccaagtgcctcagccaggctcttcctaaacacctccagggatggggactccaccacctccctgggaagcacatccccatggccaatctctcttgctgggaagaatttcttcctaacacccagcctgaacctcccctggcacagcttgagactgtgtcctcttgttctggggctgggtgcctggcagaagagcccaacccccacctggctccaagctcccttcagggagttggagagagcaagaaggtctcccctgagcctcctcttctgcaggctaagcaaccccagctccctcagcctctcctcccagggctgtgctccagacccctccccagctttgttgcccttctctggacaccttccagcagctcaacctctttcctaacctgaggagcccagaactggacacaggactccaggtgtggcctcagcagtgctgagcacagggcacaaggacttccctgctcctgctggccacactcttcctgctgcaggccaggatgcccttggctttcttggccgcctgggcacactgcaggctcatgttcagcctaccatcaaccactactcccaagtctctttctgcctggctgctctcagccactctgcccccagcctgtagcactgcctggggttgctgtggccaatgtgcagaacctggcacttggttgCTTCCCCTCAGGGTGCCCTCCCCCAGGGGCTCCTCTCCTGTCTGGCAATTTTACTTTGGGGGGTAGTTTCCTCTGACTTagctgggtggggggagggagcttCATTTCCAGCCAGCACACTCCTCTCTGGGTGTATTCCCCTAATCCTACTGGAACTGAGAACTCTTCCTGGGGCAGGCACCACAAACACTTGGTggggtgcagggcagaggtgatTTAAGTCTGTGCAGGGTCAGGCTTCAAAGCTCTTCCATCAAAGCAGAGAGTCAAGAGGCAACCCCCAGGGCTTCCTCTGTGTCATggagcaaagctgctttcctgcctgcATCCCACACATGTACTTTGGGACATTAAAATgcttgctgctccagcctggaacCAGCTTTACCTGACCAGCActggcacccccagctgctccagcttcacTTCTGGACAGCTtgggattcacagaatcatggatttgttagggttggaagggagctcaaggctcagccagctccaacccccctgccatgggcagggacacctcacactgcagcaggttgctcacagccacctccagcctggctgcaaacacctccaggcaggaggcttccaccacctccctgggcagcctgtgccaggctctcaccaccctcctggggaacaacttcttcctcacatccaggtCAGCTTGCTAGacttgctgctttggcaggatgTTGGTGCCCCAAGTGGCTGCCCAGGATCTGGGACTCTCActacagggaagggaaagggggtggggaggagagggaagggaaagggggggagaagagggaagggaaagggggggagaagagggaagggaaagggggggagaagagggaagggaaagggggggaggagagggaagggaaagggggggaggagagggaagggaaagggggggaggagagggaagggaaaggaacagaccaggttggaacagcccttcgagatcaagtccaacctacacATGCAGGGTTTTGGGACTCTGCCTCAGTATTTATTTCCTTGGACTCCCCAAAAGCCAAACCAATAAAGCCCAGAGCCAACATCCTCCTGGAACTCATCCCTTCTTAAGGGGTTGGTTAGCCGAAAAGCTCAGCGACCTCCCCACACATCCCTgaacagctccctgcctggagacCGGAGCTTGCCACTGCATCCCACCGCATCCTTCCCCAGCTGGCAGgtgctctctgccctgcccgcggttctccttttccctgctgAACTGTGGGAGTTCCTTCAGCAGAGGGAGCTCCAGGTTTTGCCATTTCCCACCACACCTTTTCCCAAGGATCACTCAGAGaaggctcctgagcagcagcaccaaaccCCTGCCCTAACTCCCAGCACCCaaaccctttcccttcccccctcagcACCCAaaactcttccctttccccctcagcACCCAAATCTCTTCCCTGGCCACCCCAACACCCAAACCTTCTCTCCCTtgcccccagcacccaaacCCTTGCCCTGGCCACCCCAGCACCCAAATCCTGTCCCCGACCCCCAGCAGCCAAACCCTTTCCATTGCCCCCCCGCCAGCAGCCAAACCTTtactctgctctcccctgcacccaaacccttttccttccccaccccagcacccaaacccttttccttccccaccccagcacccaaacctttaccctgctccccccccagcacccaaacccttttccttccccaccccagcacccaaacctttaccctgctcccccccccagcacccaaacccttttccttccccaccccagcacccaaacctttaccctgctcccccctgcacccaaacccttttccttccccactcCAGCACCCAAACCTTtaccctgctcccccccagcacccaaacCCTTTCCATTGCTGGGCTACTGAATTAgtcacagccctgtgctccatgGTCACTGCACCTCACGTCatgcccccagctctccccctgcctgaGACCCTGGGAGAGGTGCTGCTTTGCCACCCTGCTTCCTGCTTCCATGACCTCCTGGCACTGAACCTTGATGAAACTTCCACTCCCAGCTGCCTGGACAAGGAGTTTCACTTCACCACCCCAGatttcttcagccagctgttcaACAGGGCTGTGTTTCTTCACCAGCAAGGGTGGACCTCATGCCTTGCCTCCTGCTCTTagggccacacacacacacaggagatGACTTCCAAGGAGCTGCAccacctgcccagcctctcaGCAAGAGCCACATGGGACCCTTGCACCCCAAATCCCTCACACCCTGGGCTATATTCTTCTGCTGTTTGGGTCCTTGTCTTCAGGAAGGGAGTCCCTTGTCTcatgagggcacagcaaagtgAAGTTCCTGGCTTACCCCCACAGACATCAGGGAATGCAGCCTGCCACCCAGGGCCACCAAGAGCCCAGACCAAGGgccacaggttggacttgatgatctctgaggtcttttccaaccttactgattctgtgaactaAGGGCCACCAAAAGCCTGGGACCCAGGGCCACCAAGagcctgaggtgttgggtgataggttggacttgatgatctctgaggtctttaccaaccttattgattctatggacTAAGGGCCACCCAAGTGCAgccatcacagaaccatggaatgcattgggttggaagggacccttgaaaggtcatcttgtccaacccccctgcagccagcagggacatccccaactggatcaggttgctcagagcctcatcaagcTTTAGccttgactgtctccagggctggggcctccaccacctccctgggcaacctctcccAGTGTTCCACCCCCCTCATAATAAACTTCTTCAATCATTCTTCATTGTCATCTCTTACTAGTCTTCATTTTGGTCCCTTGGACTCCTCTCACACCTCGTCTCAACCCTGCTGCcaagtcaggctctgctcagcagcccagcacaaccaacacctccacagcagcagccccgaggctgagggcagatggGACATCTGGAGCAGGTGTTGGCATGGCCAAAGAGATTCTCTCCTCTACCAAACCCATCAACATTCAGAGCACAGAAGCAAGCCCCTGGCTGAaggtgctgctgccttggctttGCTGGAGGCCTGGCACCCGACCCGTGGCTGGGATGCCCCTGGAGCAGCACCCACCCTGGGCCAGCCTGGAAGCCCTGGGGAGGgccaaccacacacacacccccaaggTACAAAACATTTATTTAGAACAGGTCTGCTCACAGCCATTTCACCTCCTGGCAGTGATGCCCCTCAGCTCCCAACCTCCTTGGGACTCCTCTCACCTCAGCCAGCCAATCCCTTTGTGCCGGAGCACGAAACGAGCGAGGCGAGAAATCCATCTGCTCCCCAGAGAGCGCAGGGCTTGTTTCGGTCCACTTCCCACCAGCAAGCACAGaccttggcaggagctggggctggccctgggccaccctcccagccctggatgggagcagggggaaagctgcagggctgctctggcaaCGCAGCTTCCCTCGCTCAGAAAGAGAAGGCACCGAAACAAGAGGAACCTCGGCCCTTGCCCACCGCTTTGGGATCAGCTGGGTGGTTTGGGACCAGCCTTGCTGGCACgagggggagaaggggtgaAGATACTTCTCCAGAAGCACCACCAAAGACCCCAGCTGACCCTTTGGGTACCTCCAGCCTGCACTGACTTCAGAGCAGCAGGCTCGCTGGCATCCAGCTTTCTCTCCCCGCAGCCTTTTGTCAAGCTCCAGCCTGGGAAAAGCTTGTCCTGGCCCCGTGCCACGCAGCCAGCAAGTCCTCCGTGTCACAGCTCCCAGCGAGCCCTGACTGCTGCTCCACCCACACACCGAGCCCCTTCTTCTCAGTGTGCTCGCctccacaccccctcccccccctccccaagcaaACCACCCAGCAGCatcacagcctcctctcctctccttaaGTCATGTGCTGGCTGCCCGGCACTTTGTCCTGGATCTCCTCGTACTTGGGCGGGGGGGTCAAGGGCTCGATGGTGATGGGAGCGGTGCTGTTGCCTTGAGCGATGTTCAGCCTGATGTCCTTCAGGTGCAGCTTCTCCGACTTGATCCTGCGCACCTTGAGGGGCTTGAGGCGCTTGCTGGGGCGGGAGCCGTGCCGCCCGGGCTGCCGCTCCGCGCCCGGCTCCGCGCCCGCGGCCCCGGCGCCCTGCCCGCCCTCCTCCGGCCCCGCCAGCGACTCGTAGGAGGGCAGCGAAACGCTGAGCCTGCGGCTCCTGTCCGAGTCCCTGGGCTCCGAGTAGCCTGCGTTCATCACCTCCTCGTAGCTGGGCACGTAGTACTGGGAAGCTGtgtcctcatcctcctcttggctagagaggggagaaagaaaagggaagcaataaggttggaaaagacctcggagctCAGCacgtccaacctggcacccaacactgaagggtggctgtagccaggagggggttggtctcctctctcaagcaaccagcaccagaggacacagtctcaagctgcacctggggaagtttaggctgggggtgaggagaaagttcttcactgagagagtccttagcccctgggctgtgctgcccagggaggtggtggaggtgttcaagaggggactggaggtggcacttggtgccatggcttagtcatgaggtctgtggggacaggttggacttgctgatctttgaggtcttttccaacctggttgactctgACAGATTGCAGCCccacctctgctctccagcaggattTTATTGTCTCCTGCCACACACCAGACTTTGATCATCACTTTCCCTGCCTGCAAAacctcttttattttcctgactGTGCAGcagagatttctttctttcatcacCCTTTGGTTCTTGGGGCATTTGGATGCCTCTTGGGTCAGGCTGGGTATCCACCTCCAGTTATACTGCAGAGATCCAGCTCCCCTCTAAGCCACTGTGTCCCTGCACACAGGCACCTGGCATTTCCTTTGTGTCATGAAGCTACCTCCATAACCTAacaggagtggggggaaaaaaaccccacaacactttcctgggtgcattcctggcTGCCAAGGACTTCTCCTGCAGCTTGTGTTTGCTCAGCCCatgcctgctgctctgtcagCTTTTGCTCTGCTCACTGGAGGTTCCCCCCTCCAGGCAAACAGGAGAACCCAGCAGACTTTCACCAGGTCTAAactccatccccagcctcaggctgctcagcactggctgcaccAAACAAGGTGCCACCTCCtacacctcctgcccctctctgggcttgcacagcagtgctcctgctgctcgTCAGCGTTAACCATTAAccgctgctgcccacagctccctcttggctgcctgtgcaCCTCCAGGAGCGGCAGGGTTGGCAGCACTGCCTTGGCCACGGCTCCATCCAGCCCTCGGCTGCCAGCCaaccctcccttcccccactgACACAGCTGGAGTCACTCCTTACAACCCTGCCTGCACCTGAAAGCAGGAGGTGTGCTTGCCTTGGCTTCAGCACACACTGCTCTGGAgcaaggccagaggaggccatgagagTGATCAGGAGCCTGGAAGCCCTCAGccgggaggagaggctgagacagttggggaggttcagcctggagaaaggctccagagagaccttctggggCCCATAAGAAAGATAGGGAGGGTCTTCTTATCAAGAGATGGGACAAGGGGTGGTGGGCTCAGTCTAAAAGAGGGAGATCCAGACTGGagacaaggaagaaattctttatgctgagggtggggagaccctggcccaggttgcccagagaggtgggaggtgtcccatccctgggaacATCCCAGGTCAGGATgtttggggggctctgagcaacctgctctagctgcagatgtctctgctggctgcagggaggtcagactagatccCTTgtgagatcccttccacccaaacccttccatgcCTCTATCAGCCTTCCTGCTGACCTCGAGGAGTTACCAGCAGCCCTCGGCTTCGCTCccgccccctctccccactctcCTCCGCTCCCACACCCGGCCCCGGCTCCCCCCTCGCCTCCGCTCCCGCacccggccccgctgcccccTCGCCTCCGCTCCCGCACCCGGCCCCGGCTCCCCCCTTGGCTTCATTGCTACACCcaaccctgctcccccctcGCCCCCGCTCCCGCacccggccccgctgcccccTCGCCTCCGCTCCCGCacccggccccgctgcccccTCGCCTCCGCTCCCGCACCCGGCCCCGGCTCCCCCCTCGCCTCCGCTCCCCCCTCGCCTCCGCTCCCGCACCCGGCCCCACTCCCCCCTCGCCTCCGCTCCCGCacccggccccgctccccccTTGGCTTCATTGCTACACCCAATCCTGCTCCCCCCTCGCCTCCACTCCCGCacccggccccgctgcccccTCGCCTCCACTCCCGCacccggccccgctgcccccTCGCCTCCGCTCCCACACCCGGCCCCGGCTCCCCCCTCGCCTCCGCTCCCGCacccggccccgctgcccccTCGCCTCCGCTCCCGCAcccggccccgctgcccagcctctcacctctcctcctgctgggagGGCTCCACGGACACCTGGCGCCGCACGTGGACcatctcctcctggctctgcctcttcTTGTCGCGGAGGTTGAggcagatggagagcagcagcagcagcacccccgcCCCCACCAGCACGTAGGCCACCGAGAAGGTCTTGCTCTTGAGCACGGCGCCGGTGCCGCGCTCGGGCTTGCTGCTGTTGCCGGCGGGGGCGGAGGGCTTGTCCGGGGAGCCGAAGCCGGGCACCAGGTTCCAGACGGCCATGACGATGCCCAGCACCAGCATGCCCAGCCCGATGGCCGTCAGGGCGTAGTGCGAGCCGTTGGCACGGGAGTGAGCCATGGCTGCGGCTcccgggggctgctgctggcctcacctcacagggctgcagccctgctggcatccGTGCGGTCCCCTCCCCGGGCTGGCAGCCAGCGCTGGGCACAAGGGGGAGAGCAGTGGTCAGAGAGTGCTGGCATGCAGAggtcacccagggaggctggggatgccccttccacccccaccccaacttttctccccttttctttcctgtcttgcttttccttctttccttagaatcatagaatcaatgaggttggaaaagagctcagagctcagtaagtccaacctggcacccagcacctcctgacagctaaaccatggctccaagggccacatccaggccttttttgaacacctccagtgatggggactccaccacctccctggacagcacattcccccagccaatctctcttgctgggaagaactttctcctcacctccagcctaaacttcccctggcacagcttcagactgtgtcctcttgttctgatgctggctgcctgggagaagagcccaacccccagctggctccaagctcccttcagggagctggagagagcaagaaggtctcccctgagcctcctcttctgcaggctaagcaaccccagctccctcagcctctcctcccagggctgtgctccagatccctccccagccttgttgcccttctctggacaccttcaagtctctcagtgtccttaaactgagatggagcagggctgcttgtggtgctggctgcctgccctgcactgcctctcctctccctgcccagagaagagaaagccaAAGTGTTGCTCTTCCAGCCAAGctgacccagccctgcagcttcccctgcctggagcagcccttTGCCAGCAGCGAAATGacctcctcagcacagcccctgggccaGCACTTGCCCACCCTGCAGTGacccaggctggaggtgagtcCTTGGCtgcatggaatcagagaattgtttgggctggaaaagcctcccaggatcatccactccaaccagcaacccaaccccaccatggccatccaaccatggccccaagtgccacagccacaggtttcttggacacctccagggatggggactccaccacctccctgggcagcctgtgccagtccctgaccactcctgcagcaaagaaattgctcctaaaatccaacctcagcctcccctggcacaattccaggccatttcctcttgttccatcacatgatgctagggagaagagacttcccaccgagcagagcaggATGGGCCACAGGGGTAACTGATCCTGCGCCTcctcagctgagtgctgagttgccagcactgcaggtgcttGTTCTCCAAGAATAAACCTGTGCAACCACATCTCCTGGCACTCTGCCTCCTTGACCTGAGCTTGAGCCCTTGGAAGCTGTGAGtgcaaccccttcccagctgagTGACCCAGATCCCTGTGAGCAACCCAGACCCCTGCAAACCTCAGCTGAGTGACCCAGATCCCTGTGAGCAACCCAGACCCCTGCAAACCTCAGCTGAGTGACCCAGATCCCTGTGAGCAACCCAGACCCCTGCAAGCCTCAACTGAGTGACCCAGATCCCTGTGAGCAACCCAGACCCCTGCAAGCCATGGCTGAGTGACCCAGATCCCTGTGAGCAACCCAGACCCCTGCAAACCTCAGCTGAGTGACCCAGATCCCTGTGAGCAACCCAGACCCCTGCAAGCCTCAACTGAGTGACCCAGATCCCTGTGAGCAACCCAGACCCCTGCAAGCCATGGCTGAGTAACCCAGATCCCTGTGAGCAACCCA
It encodes:
- the TMEM51 gene encoding transmembrane protein 51, with protein sequence MAHSRANGSHYALTAIGLGMLVLGIVMAVWNLVPGFGSPDKPSAPAGNSSKPERGTGAVLKSKTFSVAYVLVGAGVLLLLLSICLNLRDKKRQSQEEMVHVRRQVSVEPSQQEESQEEDEDTASQYYVPSYEEVMNAGYSEPRDSDRSRRLSVSLPSYESLAGPEEGGQGAGAAGAEPGAERQPGRHGSRPSKRLKPLKVRRIKSEKLHLKDIRLNIAQGNSTAPITIEPLTPPPKYEEIQDKVPGSQHMT